One window of Myxococcus fulvus genomic DNA carries:
- the mutY gene encoding A/G-specific adenine glycosylase, with protein sequence MTPSAAHLASIRAPLLAWYDRNKRDLPWRRTKDPYAIWLSEVMLQQTQVSTVIPYWERFLKRFPTALALASAPLDDVLAGWKGLGYYTRARNLHRAAQDIVSRFGGTLPSTAEQLLSLPGFGRYTAGAVASIAFGEEAPLVDGNVARVLSRLFEVEGLPGDREREATLWELAGLLVKGERPGDFNQSLMEHGATTCRPENPLCLLCPVREGCVAFKKGRVAELPPAKVRAAPKKLTLALAVWAHADTLLFARRADSGLFGGLWELPAAEVDEDATVEETTLRLTAALGTGVKLESLLGTVKRQLTHRDLTLRMYRVSGPKRPTHSAAFQELRWCTPAEAATLGMSTAMQRALDTVVGTQA encoded by the coding sequence GTGACACCGAGCGCCGCGCACCTGGCCAGCATCCGCGCGCCGCTGCTCGCCTGGTACGACCGCAACAAGCGCGACCTGCCGTGGCGTCGCACGAAGGACCCGTATGCCATCTGGTTGAGCGAGGTCATGCTCCAGCAGACGCAGGTGTCCACCGTCATCCCCTACTGGGAGCGGTTCCTGAAGCGCTTCCCCACCGCGCTCGCGCTCGCCTCCGCGCCCCTCGATGACGTGCTCGCCGGCTGGAAGGGCCTGGGCTACTACACGCGCGCCCGCAACCTGCACCGCGCCGCGCAGGACATCGTCTCGCGCTTCGGTGGCACCCTGCCCTCCACCGCGGAGCAGCTGCTCTCGCTGCCCGGCTTCGGCCGCTACACCGCGGGCGCCGTGGCCTCCATCGCCTTCGGTGAAGAAGCCCCACTCGTCGACGGCAACGTCGCCCGCGTGCTCTCCCGGCTCTTCGAGGTCGAGGGCCTGCCCGGAGACCGCGAGCGCGAGGCCACGCTGTGGGAGCTCGCGGGCCTGCTCGTGAAAGGCGAGCGCCCCGGCGACTTCAACCAGTCCCTCATGGAGCACGGCGCCACCACGTGCCGTCCCGAGAACCCGCTCTGCCTGCTGTGCCCCGTGCGCGAGGGCTGCGTCGCCTTCAAGAAGGGCCGCGTCGCGGAGCTGCCTCCCGCCAAGGTGCGCGCCGCGCCGAAGAAGCTGACCCTGGCCCTCGCCGTGTGGGCCCACGCGGACACGCTGCTGTTCGCGCGTCGCGCGGACTCGGGCCTCTTCGGCGGACTGTGGGAGCTCCCCGCCGCCGAGGTGGATGAGGACGCCACCGTGGAGGAGACCACGCTGCGCCTCACCGCCGCGCTCGGCACGGGCGTGAAGCTGGAGTCCCTCCTGGGCACGGTGAAGCGGCAGCTCACCCACCGCGACCTCACGCTGCGCATGTACCGCGTGTCCGGCCCCAAGCGCCCCACCCACTCCGCCGCCTTCCAGGAGCTTCGCTGGTGCACGCCCGCGGAGGCCGCGACGCTCGGCATGAGCACCGCGATGCAGCGCGCCCTCGACACCGTGGTGGGCACGCAAGCGTAG